In Coleofasciculus sp. FACHB-1120, one genomic interval encodes:
- a CDS encoding VWA domain-containing protein, protein MSAEDRDYTLIIDKSGSMSTPDQPGGRSRWDAAQESTLALARKCEQFDPDGITVYLFSSRFKRYDNVNSSKVAQIFQENDPAGTTNLAGVLQDAIAAYFQRKAAGQTKVGGETILVVTDGEPDDRKGVMRAIIEASRQMERDEELAISMVQVGSDSTAARFLKALDDDLQGAGAKFDICDTITLDDMADMTLAEVLLNAIAD, encoded by the coding sequence ATGAGCGCAGAAGATCGGGATTATACGTTAATTATTGACAAAAGTGGCAGTATGTCCACGCCAGACCAGCCGGGAGGCAGAAGCCGGTGGGATGCGGCACAGGAGTCTACCTTGGCGTTGGCGCGAAAATGCGAACAATTTGACCCAGATGGGATTACAGTTTACTTATTTTCCAGCCGATTCAAACGCTACGACAATGTAAATTCCAGCAAAGTCGCACAAATTTTTCAAGAAAACGACCCGGCTGGCACAACTAATTTGGCAGGTGTATTACAAGATGCGATCGCTGCTTACTTTCAGCGGAAAGCAGCAGGTCAGACTAAGGTGGGTGGCGAAACCATTTTGGTGGTCACAGATGGTGAACCCGATGACCGAAAAGGCGTGATGCGGGCGATTATTGAGGCGTCTCGTCAGATGGAACGCGATGAAGAACTGGCAATCTCAATGGTTCAAGTAGGGTCAGACTCCACAGCCGCCCGGTTTCTGAAGGCGTTAGATGATGACTTACAAGGTGCAGGGGCAAAGTTTGATATCTGCGACACGATAACGCTGGATGACATGGCAGATATGACCTTGGCGGAAGTGCTGCTCAATGCGATCGCTGACTAA
- a CDS encoding VWA domain-containing protein: MAEDRDYTLIIDKSGSMSTPEPPSGRSRWETAEESTLALARKCEKFDPDGITLYLFSGRFKRFDNVTSSKVAQIFQENDPSGTTNLADVLKNATDNYFERKAAGQTKPNGETILVITDGEPDDRKAVMRVIIEASRRMDRDEELAISFIQVGSDQTASRFLKALDDDLQDAGAKFDICDTVTLDDMEGMTLQEVLLNAIHD, encoded by the coding sequence GTGGCAGAAGATCGTGACTATACATTAATCATCGATAAAAGCGGGAGTATGTCTACTCCAGAGCCACCGAGCGGTAGAAGTCGCTGGGAAACCGCAGAGGAATCTACTCTGGCGTTGGCGAGAAAATGTGAAAAATTTGACCCCGATGGGATTACGCTTTATCTGTTTTCTGGTCGCTTTAAGCGATTTGATAATGTGACCTCTAGCAAGGTCGCACAGATATTCCAAGAAAACGATCCCTCTGGCACTACGAATCTTGCCGACGTCTTGAAAAACGCTACTGACAACTATTTTGAGCGGAAGGCGGCTGGTCAGACTAAGCCAAATGGCGAGACAATTCTAGTGATTACAGATGGTGAACCCGATGACCGAAAAGCCGTGATGCGGGTGATTATTGAAGCCTCTCGCCGGATGGATAGAGATGAAGAATTAGCCATCTCCTTCATTCAAGTGGGTTCAGATCAAACGGCAAGTCGGTTTTTGAAAGCTTTGGATGATGATTTGCAAGATGCTGGGGCAAAGTTTGATATTTGCGACACTGTAACGCTGGATGACATGGAGGGGATGACTTTACAGGAAGTGCTGCTCAACGCTATTCACGACTAA
- a CDS encoding LdpA C-terminal domain-containing domain, producing the protein MTDTYYPLRSLREGHWFKLICGASFQHLPAVRNLTLAYTLAGADCIDVAADPAVIAAAQEGLRAAATLADVARERGYCVEGLPWLMVSLNDGEDPHFRKAEFNSTECPADCWRPCESICPADAIAFDFSQNGFSGVIDKRCYGCGRCIPVCPNNLIYTRSYVSAPEAIAPLVFQSGVDALEIHTQVGRVEDFKRLWSAIAPWVNQLKLLAISCPDGEAMLDYLRTLYELMAPLPCPLIWQTDGRPMSGDIGDGTTIAAVKLGQKVLTAGLPGYVQLAGGTNRHTVGKLRTMGLLNSRQKSEVVRASLSGISVGNQGSNKNPPQATQTFPPQSPAIAGIAYGSYARVLLSPILDELEKMNMNEVCGDASASSRTPLPGRLEEKPDLLWQAVDLAHSLVFQLKTLPQ; encoded by the coding sequence GTGACTGATACCTACTATCCCTTACGTTCCTTAAGAGAGGGTCACTGGTTTAAGCTCATTTGCGGAGCTAGTTTCCAACACCTCCCTGCCGTCCGAAATCTTACGTTGGCGTATACCCTAGCTGGGGCTGATTGTATCGATGTTGCCGCTGACCCAGCAGTGATTGCTGCGGCACAAGAAGGCCTAAGAGCTGCTGCTACCCTTGCCGATGTCGCTCGCGAACGCGGCTACTGCGTAGAAGGTTTGCCTTGGCTGATGGTCAGCCTAAATGATGGGGAAGATCCTCATTTCCGGAAAGCTGAATTTAACTCAACTGAGTGTCCGGCAGATTGCTGGCGACCTTGTGAAAGTATTTGTCCGGCTGATGCGATCGCTTTTGACTTTAGCCAGAACGGTTTCTCTGGCGTGATTGACAAACGTTGTTATGGCTGCGGACGGTGTATTCCCGTATGTCCAAATAATTTAATTTATACTCGTTCTTATGTATCCGCACCGGAAGCGATCGCACCTTTGGTATTTCAAAGCGGCGTAGATGCCCTAGAAATTCACACGCAAGTTGGCAGAGTAGAGGACTTTAAACGACTCTGGAGTGCGATCGCGCCTTGGGTAAACCAGCTCAAGCTTTTAGCCATTAGTTGTCCGGATGGTGAAGCAATGCTTGATTACCTCCGGACGCTATACGAATTGATGGCACCCCTACCTTGTCCTCTCATCTGGCAAACAGATGGGCGTCCGATGAGTGGCGATATTGGCGATGGCACAACGATAGCTGCTGTAAAGTTAGGTCAAAAAGTTCTAACTGCGGGATTGCCCGGATATGTGCAGTTAGCAGGAGGCACCAATCGCCACACTGTTGGCAAACTCAGGACAATGGGACTGCTCAACAGCCGCCAAAAGTCAGAAGTTGTAAGGGCATCTTTATCAGGCATCTCTGTAGGGAACCAGGGATCGAATAAAAACCCGCCCCAAGCCACTCAAACTTTTCCCCCTCAATCCCCTGCTATCGCCGGGATTGCTTACGGTAGCTACGCTCGTGTTTTGTTATCACCCATTCTGGATGAATTAGAAAAAATGAATATGAACGAAGTATGTGGGGATGCATCCGCGTCAAGTCGGACACCTTTACCTGGACGCTTGGAAGAAAAGCCAGATTTACTCTGGCAGGCTGTTGATCTTGCTCACTCGCTAGTTTTTCAACTCAAAACCTTGCCCCAATAG
- a CDS encoding NAD(P)H-quinone oxidoreductase subunit N yields MALITIGNQFVKDLEKSGALGTYVPLEGGFEGRYQRRLRAAGYTTLSLSARGLGDVATYLTGIHGVRPAHLGKKDIRVYYVPPIVNYQLEQLPPKSKGLVLWIIEGHVLSREEVEYLTTLPSIEPRLKIAVEMGGDRAFRWTPLKNAIAAA; encoded by the coding sequence ATGGCACTGATCACCATCGGCAATCAATTCGTCAAAGACTTAGAAAAGTCTGGTGCTTTAGGAACGTATGTACCCTTAGAAGGAGGTTTTGAAGGGCGTTACCAGCGGCGGTTGCGTGCAGCTGGCTATACCACTTTAAGCCTCTCAGCACGGGGGCTTGGCGATGTAGCAACGTATTTAACTGGCATACACGGCGTTCGTCCCGCGCATTTGGGCAAGAAAGACATTCGCGTCTACTACGTGCCACCTATCGTGAACTATCAGTTGGAACAACTACCTCCCAAATCGAAGGGATTGGTGTTGTGGATAATTGAAGGACACGTATTGTCGCGTGAGGAAGTGGAATATTTAACCACGTTGCCAAGTATAGAGCCACGCCTAAAAATTGCTGTAGAAATGGGAGGCGATCGCGCTTTCCGCTGGACACCCCTTAAAAACGCGATCGCTGCTGCTTAG
- a CDS encoding VWA domain-containing protein: MVENRDYTLIIDKSGSMSITDQPGGKSRWVVMQESTLALASKCEEFDPDGITIYLFSGRFKRYDNVNASKVAQIFRENEPSGRTDLAGVLLDATNNYFQRKAAGQTKTNGDTILVVTDGEPDDRKAVMKVIIEASRRMERDEELAISFIQVGTDAQATKFLKVLDDELQSAGAKFDICDTVTMDDMEDMTLTEVLINAITD; the protein is encoded by the coding sequence ATGGTTGAAAACCGCGACTATACATTAATTATTGACAAAAGCGGCAGCATGTCGATTACAGACCAGCCGGGTGGAAAAAGTCGCTGGGTCGTGATGCAAGAGTCTACTCTCGCCTTAGCCAGTAAATGTGAAGAATTTGATCCAGATGGCATCACTATTTACCTATTTTCCGGTCGATTTAAACGTTATGACAATGTGAACGCTAGTAAAGTCGCACAGATTTTCCGCGAAAATGAACCGTCTGGACGCACTGACTTAGCAGGAGTCCTTCTAGATGCGACGAATAACTACTTCCAGCGTAAAGCAGCCGGACAAACCAAGACAAATGGAGATACTATTCTGGTCGTCACAGATGGCGAACCGGATGACCGGAAAGCGGTCATGAAGGTAATTATTGAAGCATCTCGCCGTATGGAGCGGGATGAAGAACTGGCGATTTCCTTTATTCAAGTTGGCACAGATGCACAGGCAACGAAATTTCTTAAAGTGTTGGATGATGAACTGCAAAGTGCAGGGGCAAAGTTTGATATCTGCGACACAGTGACGATGGATGACATGGAGGACATGACCCTGACTGAAGTGTTGATAAATGCCATTACTGACTAG